Proteins found in one Methanospirillum hungatei JF-1 genomic segment:
- a CDS encoding flavodoxin family protein — MKVVAFLGSPRPDGNSEHLVRRVFDILESNGIETEMVRIGGKPLHGCLACMKCYETRNGQCANQTDDLNEYVEKMREADGIIFASPTYFADVTAEMKALIDRTGMLSRSGGDFLKFKVGAAIISVRRGGAIHAFDTINHLFLMCQMIVPGSSYWNMGLGRLPGEVDSDEEGLECMETLGVNMTWLLKRIAE, encoded by the coding sequence ATGAAAGTAGTTGCATTTCTTGGAAGCCCCCGTCCGGATGGAAATTCGGAGCACCTGGTCCGTCGTGTCTTTGATATTCTGGAATCAAACGGGATAGAGACAGAAATGGTTCGAATCGGTGGAAAACCATTGCATGGATGCCTTGCCTGTATGAAATGTTACGAAACCAGAAATGGACAATGTGCAAATCAGACCGATGATCTGAATGAATATGTTGAGAAGATGCGGGAGGCAGACGGGATAATCTTCGCGTCACCAACCTACTTTGCAGACGTCACCGCCGAGATGAAGGCTCTCATTGACAGGACCGGTATGTTAAGCAGGTCAGGTGGTGACTTTCTCAAATTTAAGGTAGGTGCTGCGATCATATCGGTCAGAAGAGGAGGAGCCATCCATGCGTTTGATACCATCAACCATCTGTTCCTGATGTGTCAGATGATAGTGCCCGGATCATCCTACTGGAACATGGGCCTTGGAAGGCTTCCAGGGGAGGTCGACTCAGACGAGGAAGGTTTGGAATGCATGGAGACCCTTGGGGTCAATATGACCTGGCTTCTCAAACGGATCGCTGAATAA
- a CDS encoding chemotaxis protein CheW: MTTKNDVLHRLLLFALGDGLYGAQVSYIREIVPDQVKNPLPGAPDFIPGIIHVRSDVIKVIDIRRIIPLGKERAKKKIIVFVPEDAHSTRFGILVDDVYGIMEVPDAVVSHLDRSDAKIQNNFMLGFMKISLDTFLHQNGRQFAAGEDDLVWIDFEDLIRTIIDGDQADSIVFRLTALFNPQYLLSGEWKKNTGKMKA, from the coding sequence ATGACGACAAAAAATGATGTACTTCATCGGTTATTGCTTTTTGCCCTTGGGGATGGTCTGTACGGGGCACAGGTCTCATATATCCGCGAGATAGTGCCTGACCAGGTGAAAAATCCCCTTCCTGGCGCACCGGATTTTATCCCAGGTATCATACATGTCAGATCTGACGTCATAAAGGTCATCGATATCAGAAGAATCATCCCGCTCGGAAAGGAACGGGCCAAAAAGAAGATCATCGTCTTCGTCCCTGAGGATGCACACAGTACGCGTTTTGGTATCCTGGTCGATGATGTGTATGGAATTATGGAGGTTCCTGATGCTGTTGTATCCCATCTTGACCGGTCTGATGCAAAAATTCAGAATAATTTCATGCTCGGGTTTATGAAAATTTCACTTGATACATTCCTGCACCAGAATGGACGACAGTTCGCGGCTGGCGAAGATGACCTTGTCTGGATCGACTTTGAAGATCTTATCCGTACGATCATTGACGGGGACCAGGCTGATTCTATTGTCTTCCGTCTCACTGCTCTTTTCAATCCGCAATATCTGCTCTCTGGAGAATGGAAAAAGAATACCGGAAAAATGAAAGCATAA
- a CDS encoding peptidase M50, with the protein MYAMYIWEKIPPHERRDLLVAWLALSAAFTLAMVWGQRLDPFIIGQFFIISLVTAGIAFIVHEMAHKFTAMKYGYWAEFQMNSMMLVVAVAMAALAGIVFAAPGATMIYGNYISREENGKISLAGPVSNLILLIPFAALIVIGQSAGSALLAIIGLVGVKVNAMIAAFNLLPVGPLDGAKILSWNPVIFAGVALIAFGILFGSLSGFF; encoded by the coding sequence ATGTATGCCATGTATATATGGGAAAAAATCCCCCCCCATGAAAGACGTGACCTTTTGGTTGCCTGGCTCGCTCTTTCTGCAGCATTTACCCTCGCGATGGTGTGGGGGCAGCGACTTGATCCATTCATTATCGGACAGTTCTTTATAATCTCCCTCGTCACAGCAGGAATCGCCTTCATTGTACATGAAATGGCCCATAAATTTACCGCAATGAAGTACGGATACTGGGCTGAATTTCAGATGAACAGTATGATGCTGGTAGTTGCCGTTGCCATGGCTGCACTCGCAGGGATTGTCTTTGCAGCTCCGGGAGCTACCATGATATATGGAAATTATATCTCACGGGAAGAGAATGGAAAAATATCACTTGCCGGGCCGGTGAGCAATCTCATCCTCTTAATACCCTTTGCTGCCCTGATAGTAATTGGTCAGTCAGCAGGGTCAGCTTTACTTGCGATCATCGGCCTCGTGGGCGTCAAAGTCAATGCGATGATTGCCGCATTTAATTTACTCCCAGTCGGACCTCTGGACGGGGCTAAGATCCTCAGCTGGAACCCGGTCATCTTCGCAGGTGTGGCACTCATTGCATTTGGTATCCTCTTCGGATCTTTGAGTGGCTTTTTCTAA
- a CDS encoding chemotaxis protein CheW translates to MQQKKTDTKEYIQGTDKIKNRTDFTSMQEHLTLVEILLGKDHYLIDGDIIDKFVRPLQTIDVYDAPPYIEGMAQWGEEMIPVISIAPLLGMDRAENKRRRTLIIHKGAVSETEMAVSVDDVFNVRNVNPSDIMPADISACDGMEEYVKGLIRLKTESEGKTEELLLLYLNLYKMLTDLLRGKIARPAPDFYIWRWDSGIASP, encoded by the coding sequence TTGCAGCAGAAGAAGACAGATACCAAAGAGTATATACAGGGAACGGATAAGATAAAAAACAGAACGGATTTTACTAGCATGCAGGAACATCTGACACTCGTTGAGATATTACTGGGAAAGGATCACTATCTTATTGATGGAGACATCATCGACAAGTTTGTCCGTCCCCTTCAGACCATCGATGTCTATGATGCTCCCCCGTACATCGAAGGGATGGCACAATGGGGTGAGGAGATGATACCGGTCATCAGTATTGCACCCCTTCTTGGCATGGACAGGGCAGAAAATAAAAGACGGAGAACTCTTATCATCCACAAAGGAGCAGTCAGTGAAACAGAAATGGCGGTCTCGGTTGATGATGTATTCAATGTCAGGAATGTCAATCCGTCTGATATCATGCCAGCCGATATATCGGCATGTGACGGGATGGAAGAGTATGTAAAAGGATTGATCCGGCTGAAAACAGAGTCTGAAGGGAAAACAGAGGAACTACTTCTCCTCTACCTGAATCTTTACAAAATGCTTACCGACCTGTTACGTGGAAAAATTGCGCGTCCTGCACCTGATTTTTACATCTGGAGATGGGACAGCGGGATTGCATCCCCCTAG